GTGGGGGCAATGACGATGCCGTGCGAGTCCACGTTGCCACGCGCGAAGTGGTGGATGTGGTTGTTCTCGAAGGTGAGGCCCTTGGCGCCGTAGTCGGTGCTGATGCCGCTGCCGAACGCGCCGTGGTGCAGCTCGTTGTCCGCGACGACGGTGCCCTCGGTGTTGCCGGAGAACGTCATGGCGACCTGCCGCTGCCCGCGGACATCGAACTCGAAGCCCTCGATGCGCCAGTGCGGCCGCTGCACGTGGGCCATGAACCAGCCGCTGGAGGTGGGGACCACCTTGGGCGCGCCTTCACCGCGCAGGGTGATGGGCGCGGACGCGGTGCCCGCCTGGGCGCTCGCGTCGATGACGAGCTTCTCCTCGTAGGTGCCCTTCTGGACGCGGATGATTTCGCCCGGGCCCACGAGCGTCAGGGCCTTGGAGATGGTGCGCAGGGGCTTGTCTTGGGTGCCATTCGCCGAGTCGTTGCCGGACGGGCTGACGTACCACTCACGCGCGTACGTGGGGGGCGCGGGCGGCTCGTCAGGGCGGGGGACTGGCACGGGAGGCGGCTGCTCCGCGACGGGAGGACCGTCGCTCGTGTCGTCGTTGCCCTGCGGCTGGGGTGTGGGCGCGGGCTCGGTGGGGGCCGAGGGTTGGCGTGAGCCCGGGAAGCTGGGCAACGGGTTCTCGCCGGATGCGGGAGCAGGCTCCTGCGGGCTGCTAGAGCAGGCGACGCCACCCACGGACATGAGTCCGAGGAGGCACAAGCTGCGCAGTCTGGACATGGGGGTCGGCTCCTGGGGAGGTAAGGGGCGAGCCGAGAACGTCCCCGCGGTTGAGTCCTATTCTGCTTCCCGCTCATGCCCGCACCCTCGTGCAGCAGGCGACCTGCCGCGCGATGCAGGCCCGGCGCGGGCGCCATGGCTCCACCGCTCCTCTGTGGAACGGCGCGGCGGTGGGGCCTCGCGGCCGCCCGCTCGTCCTACTGGGGGAGTGGAGAGCGTGTGGAGTGTCGCCCGGAGGGGCAGGGGCCGTGGCCGTCAGTCCGGGGCGCGCGTGCTGGCCAGAATCCAGGACAAATAGGGCGCATGTCCGTCCGCGACGTCCAGGCGCAGCACCTCCGGGACGTCGTAGGGGTGAAGCTCGACGATGCGGGCGCGCAGCGGCTCGAAGAGGGCGGCGCGTGTCTTGAGGATGAGCAACACTTCGGCCTCATCTTGGACGTGTCCCTCCCACCGGTAGATTGAGCGCACGCCGGGGACGAGGTTGCCACACGCGGCGAGCTGCTCCTCCACGAGCGCGCGCGCCAACTCGGCGGCCTTGTCCGTGGAGGGGGCGGTGACGAGGACGATGATGGCGTCGGTCATGGGCGGAAGGATGCGTGAAGCCGTCCTTGCCCGTCGAGCCACCCGTGCGCGGGGCTCAGCGGCCCAGGGGCCGCCCGTGGCCCGAGGGATGGCGCATGGGGGCCTCCATCTCCTGGCGGGTCCGGCGCAGATCCGGTGTGTCCTTCGGGAACTCGATGAAGGTGCACAGCTCGCACAGCCGGCTGTAGATGCGCTCACCCACGCGCTCGCGCAGCAGTTCCATTTCACGGACCGCGCCGCGCGCGTCCTCGGTGGTCCGGTAGCCCGAAGGCGCCGCGCTCCGGACGGCTCGCTTCTCCGGCTCCAGCGAGTAGTTCGTCGCGAACAGCGTGGTGCGTCCCGCGTTGTAGCGGCGGGCAATCAGCTCATCGAGCGTCTCCATCTCGAAGGGACTGCCGCGCCCCTTGCCCATCTCGTCGATGGCGAGGACCTCGACCTCCGACAGCGGCCCGATGATTTCTCCGCCGCTCTTGCCCTCCTGGAAGCCGCGCCGGATGGTGGCGTAGAGCAGGGAGATTTCGACGTAGCGGCCGCGCACGCCCAGCTCCAGCGCGAGGTGCGCGAGCGTCGCCGCCAAAAGGTGCGTCTTCCCCGTGCCGACAGGGCCACTCAGGATGAAACCCTTGGACGAATTGCCCTGCACGTACTGATAGGCGAACTGCATCGCCACGTTCCGGCCCCGGTCCTGTTCTTCCTTGGACGCGCGGTAGTTGTCGAACGTGGCGTGCGCGGCCGAGGCGGGGATGCCCAGGGCATCGAAGCGGGAGATGCGCTTGCGCAGCTTCGTGCACGTGCACTGCTCCATCACCTCGTAGCGGCGGGGGCCAACCTTCTGGCTGAACTCACCCTCGCGCTCGACGAGCACGTGCCCGCGTCCGCCGCACACCGAGCAATGTTCGGAGCACGCGCAGATGCGTGCCTGGGCCTGGTCCCCACGGCGCTCGATGACATAGGTCCGCCCGCCGCACACACCACACGCCTCGCCATTCGCCTTTGGAGCCATCTCACGCACCGCCATACCAGAGCCTCCCTCGGCCGTCAGTCCACTGAACGGGCGGGCAGGCGAAAGTGCCCGCCTACATCTCCTTCATGCCGAGCCGCCGCCGCACCGTGGCCAGCACCCGGAACCGCCGCGCCACCTTCCGCGCGCGCGGCGACATCACCTGCTGCTCGGTGGACGCGGCCATGGCCTCGCGCCACAGCGCGCAGCGATCCGTAAAGGGCAGGGCGCGCAGCAGCAACAGGAAGGCCAGGGCTTCCTGGGCATCCATGGCCGCCGGTTCCTCCGGGACATGGGTCAGGAGGGTGATGCGCAGGCTGCGCACACGGTGCGCAAGTGCCTCCTCCCGCCCCGCCAGGTCCTCGAGCGCGGTGCAGAGCCGCGCGTGCCGCGTCTCCTCCCAGGAGCGGGTGCGCTTGCGCCGGGGCGAGGAGGCCTCCTCGGTGCCCGCGCCCGCCGCCAGCTCTCGGTACTTCTTGATCTCCGACTCCACCTGCCGGCGACAGGCGCGCAGCGAGCGGAGCACCGGCTCACCGGGGCGCGCGTCCCAGAGGGCCTTCTCCGCGGAGCGGGAGATGCCCTTGGCCACCACCTCGAAGGGAACCCCTTCCCGGGCCCAGGTCGTCAAAAGCTCGGTGTCCAGCGCGGAGAGCATCAGCCCCGCGCCACGCACGGCGAGGAAGTAGTCCTGGACCAGCTCTTCGAAGCTGGCGCTTTCGGGGAGGAGACTCATGATCCGACGCGTACTCCAGTGCAGGGAGGCCGGACAACCGACCGTCCGCTCCCCCATACCTGGCAGGTCCGACATGGCAACTC
This genomic window from Myxococcus hansupus contains:
- the cutA gene encoding divalent-cation tolerance protein CutA, whose product is MTDAIIVLVTAPSTDKAAELARALVEEQLAACGNLVPGVRSIYRWEGHVQDEAEVLLILKTRAALFEPLRARIVELHPYDVPEVLRLDVADGHAPYLSWILASTRAPD
- a CDS encoding ATP-binding protein, whose product is MAVREMAPKANGEACGVCGGRTYVIERRGDQAQARICACSEHCSVCGGRGHVLVEREGEFSQKVGPRRYEVMEQCTCTKLRKRISRFDALGIPASAAHATFDNYRASKEEQDRGRNVAMQFAYQYVQGNSSKGFILSGPVGTGKTHLLAATLAHLALELGVRGRYVEISLLYATIRRGFQEGKSGGEIIGPLSEVEVLAIDEMGKGRGSPFEMETLDELIARRYNAGRTTLFATNYSLEPEKRAVRSAAPSGYRTTEDARGAVREMELLRERVGERIYSRLCELCTFIEFPKDTPDLRRTRQEMEAPMRHPSGHGRPLGR